One Nitrospirota bacterium genomic window carries:
- a CDS encoding HAMP domain-containing sensor histidine kinase, translating into MRTKLFLSFILIIFLALLSNVVFERLTLKDFDEFVRGTKEDQTYWVLASIEGSYIDNQWDMEHLSMALHWGLMLGFETYVEDTSEKQILSSTDVLLSLNPNMFKRMLSLLKLPTGEGEYAWYPLYVKGREIGKLYIRPLKRLGAIALKEDIFRNRGREFLITSFLIAGSGAIFLSILFTIYLATPVRRLNAAAEKIAKGDLSVKIPQLHRPFGGLYSTLKCHDEMDRLTDTFNYMAEALRREDALRKHLTSNVAHELRTPLTIIKVNLEAIEDGIITDTHTVINNINSEIQRLISLVEGIEDITRAEASFFKKGTLTEIDLKEFIETVTSGMANMIEEKGLSIRTEGPPVTVKTYPEKLHIILKNLLTNAYKFTHSGGITVRWDKYKKDGGTTGFQITVEDSGKGIAPADISKIFERFYKGKDSGGRGLGLAIVKELTEVIGGSIEVESTPDIGSRFTVTF; encoded by the coding sequence ATGAGGACTAAATTATTTCTATCATTCATACTTATAATATTTCTTGCCCTTCTTTCCAATGTTGTCTTTGAACGGCTTACCCTGAAAGATTTCGATGAGTTCGTAAGGGGAACAAAAGAAGACCAGACATACTGGGTCCTGGCCTCAATTGAAGGCAGTTATATCGATAATCAGTGGGATATGGAACACCTCAGCATGGCGCTTCACTGGGGGTTAATGCTCGGTTTTGAAACCTATGTTGAAGATACCTCCGAAAAGCAAATTCTCTCCTCAACCGATGTCCTCCTCAGTCTGAATCCAAACATGTTCAAGAGGATGCTTTCCCTCCTGAAGTTGCCCACAGGTGAGGGTGAATATGCCTGGTATCCCCTCTATGTCAAGGGCAGAGAGATCGGAAAACTCTATATCAGACCACTTAAAAGACTCGGGGCTATTGCCCTTAAGGAAGATATCTTCAGAAACAGGGGAAGAGAGTTTCTCATCACCTCGTTCCTGATAGCAGGTAGCGGAGCAATCTTTCTTTCCATACTCTTTACCATCTACCTCGCCACACCGGTAAGACGACTGAACGCAGCAGCGGAAAAGATAGCAAAAGGAGACCTCTCTGTAAAGATACCCCAATTACACCGACCCTTCGGAGGCCTTTACAGCACCTTGAAATGCCATGACGAGATGGACAGGCTTACAGATACATTTAATTATATGGCGGAGGCCCTGAGGAGAGAGGATGCCCTCAGGAAGCACCTTACCTCCAACGTGGCCCATGAATTGAGAACACCACTGACCATTATCAAGGTAAATCTCGAGGCTATTGAGGACGGAATAATCACAGATACGCATACGGTAATAAACAATATAAACTCCGAGATACAGAGACTCATCTCCCTTGTGGAAGGGATAGAGGATATAACAAGGGCTGAGGCGAGTTTCTTCAAGAAAGGCACACTGACAGAGATCGACCTCAAGGAGTTTATCGAAACAGTCACGAGTGGAATGGCCAATATGATAGAGGAAAAGGGGCTATCTATCAGGACAGAGGGACCTCCGGTTACGGTAAAGACCTACCCTGAAAAACTGCACATTATACTGAAAAACCTCCTCACAAATGCCTATAAATTCACACATAGTGGAGGGATTACTGTACGCTGGGACAAGTATAAAAAAGATGGCGGGACAACAGGATTTCAGATCACGGTTGAAGATTCAGGAAAAGGTATTGCACCCGCAGATATTTCAAAAATATTTGAACGGTTTTACAAGGGAAAAGACTCAGGTGGCAGGGGACTCGGTCTTGCCATTGTGAAAGAACTTACAGAGGTGATAGGGGGAAGCATTGAGGTAGAGAGCACACCGGATATCGGTTCACGGTTTACCGTCACATTCTGA